The following coding sequences are from one candidate division KSB1 bacterium window:
- a CDS encoding response regulator: MVEEPYKVLLVEDNPGDARLVEIALSEPGPVHFRLERVGLLSAALRRLEKEEFDLVLLDLSLPDSQGLETVVAIRKQSPQVPVVVLTGLDDEQSSVEALHMGAQDYLVKGTATGETLRRTIRYAVERRKIMADLKALRENGQDNESSLKHAIAAYRTMVDAKTTPFADDIDQPLRERRPRFVDDIAELYGELLEEYVSNGSPHGVGSRLTHLVQRLREESAGARDVIDIHLQALKSRLAKGGLEAPKPLALNAQIFAVEVLGRLLNHYKRQDLMQTA; encoded by the coding sequence ATGGTGGAAGAACCGTACAAAGTCCTATTAGTGGAAGACAATCCTGGTGACGCGCGGCTGGTGGAGATTGCCCTTTCGGAGCCTGGGCCCGTCCACTTCCGGCTGGAGCGTGTGGGCTTGCTTTCGGCCGCACTTCGCCGGCTGGAGAAGGAGGAGTTTGACCTCGTCCTCCTCGACCTCTCCTTGCCTGATAGTCAAGGTTTGGAAACGGTTGTGGCCATACGCAAGCAGAGCCCACAGGTTCCTGTGGTGGTACTCACAGGCTTGGACGACGAACAGAGCTCGGTGGAAGCGTTGCACATGGGGGCCCAGGATTATCTGGTGAAGGGGACCGCCACCGGCGAAACCCTGCGTCGCACTATTCGCTACGCAGTGGAGCGACGCAAAATCATGGCTGACCTCAAGGCTCTCCGTGAAAACGGCCAAGACAACGAGAGTAGCCTGAAGCATGCCATTGCCGCCTATCGGACGATGGTAGACGCCAAGACTACCCCGTTTGCCGATGACATCGACCAACCTCTGCGGGAACGCAGACCCCGCTTCGTCGACGACATCGCGGAACTCTATGGCGAGCTGCTGGAGGAATACGTGAGCAATGGCAGTCCGCATGGGGTTGGTTCACGTTTAACGCACCTGGTGCAGCGCTTGCGCGAAGAATCTGCAGGGGCAAGGGATGTGATCGACATTCACCTGCAGGCCCTGAAAAGCAGGCTCGCCAAAGGGGGGTTGGAGGCGCCAAAGCCACTGGCTCTCAATGCTCAGATCTTTGCGGTAGAGGTCCTCGGACGCTTGCTGAATCACTACAAACGGCAGGACCTGATGCAGACCGCCTGA
- a CDS encoding CpaF family protein, with translation MDAAVSARLAKFGLTGEGVIEGPVPRKAASGEREKAYQELKTRIHRKLIDKLDLSQIGAIPEQQLRAEVRKIVEELLDSESESLPVAGVNRERLLAEIQHETFGLGPLEPLLADPTISDILVNGHKQVYVERFGKLERTDTVFKDDDHLLHIIDRIVSQVGRRVDESSPMVDARLPDGSRVNAIIPPLAIDGPALSIRKFGVRKFTMEDLIEIGSLTRDMAVLMQGAVRARLNILISGGTGSGKTTFLNVLSSFVPGEERIVTIEDAAELQLHQEHVVRLETRPPNVEGKGAVTQRELLINALRMRPDRIIVGECRGAEAFDMLQAMNTGHDGSMTTLHANSPRDALRRLESMVLMATSNLPERAIREYMASAIDLVVQISRLSDGTRKVLSISEVTGMEGDTITMEDIFVYEKTGIAPDGTVVGSFKATGVRPKCTEKLKACGIELPPSMTFEPSILLEIHREHQQQDLEMHARKLMR, from the coding sequence ATGGATGCGGCGGTAAGTGCGCGACTGGCAAAATTTGGCCTGACGGGTGAAGGAGTGATTGAGGGGCCGGTACCGAGGAAGGCCGCGAGCGGCGAGCGGGAGAAAGCCTACCAGGAGCTGAAGACCCGCATCCACCGCAAGCTCATCGACAAGCTGGACCTGTCGCAGATCGGGGCGATCCCGGAACAGCAGCTGCGGGCGGAAGTGCGCAAGATTGTCGAGGAGCTGCTGGACTCGGAGAGCGAAAGCCTCCCGGTGGCGGGCGTCAATCGAGAGCGGCTGTTGGCGGAGATCCAGCATGAGACATTTGGCTTGGGCCCGCTGGAGCCACTCCTGGCCGACCCCACAATCTCAGACATCCTTGTCAATGGCCACAAGCAAGTCTATGTGGAGCGCTTCGGTAAGTTGGAGCGCACAGACACTGTGTTCAAGGATGACGACCACCTTCTGCACATCATCGATCGCATTGTCTCCCAGGTGGGACGGCGCGTGGACGAGTCCAGTCCCATGGTGGACGCGCGCCTTCCGGATGGCTCGCGCGTGAATGCCATCATCCCGCCGTTGGCCATCGATGGGCCGGCCCTGTCCATCCGCAAATTCGGTGTGCGCAAGTTCACCATGGAGGACCTGATAGAGATCGGTAGTTTGACCCGCGACATGGCCGTGCTCATGCAGGGGGCAGTGCGGGCGAGACTCAACATCCTTATCTCGGGCGGTACCGGCTCAGGAAAGACCACTTTCCTCAATGTGCTCTCGAGCTTTGTACCTGGAGAGGAGCGCATCGTCACTATCGAAGATGCGGCGGAACTGCAGCTACACCAGGAGCACGTGGTGCGATTGGAGACACGGCCGCCAAATGTGGAGGGCAAGGGAGCGGTCACGCAGCGGGAGCTCCTGATCAACGCATTGCGGATGCGGCCCGATCGGATTATCGTGGGCGAGTGCCGAGGCGCCGAGGCCTTTGATATGCTGCAAGCCATGAACACCGGCCACGACGGTTCGATGACCACGCTCCACGCCAACTCGCCCCGGGACGCTCTGCGCCGTCTCGAGTCCATGGTCTTGATGGCCACTTCCAATTTGCCGGAGAGGGCCATTCGGGAATACATGGCCTCCGCCATCGACTTGGTGGTGCAGATCTCTCGCCTCAGTGATGGCACGCGCAAGGTGTTGAGCATTTCCGAAGTGACGGGCATGGAAGGCGATACCATCACCATGGAAGACATTTTTGTCTATGAGAAAACCGGAATTGCTCCTGACGGTACGGTGGTAGGAAGCTTCAAGGCAACAGGAGTGCGACCTAAGTGCACCGAGAAGCTCAAGGCCTGTGGCATCGAGCTTCCACCGAGCATGACGTTTGAGCCCTCAATCTTGTTGGAGATCCACCGTGAGCATCAGCAGCAGGACCTGGAGATGCACGCGCGCAAACTCATGCGATAA
- the kaiC gene encoding circadian clock protein KaiC, with translation MNQMGKRTALPKTLTGIVGLDDLTNGGLPYGRTTVVVGSPGAGKTILCMEFLYRGATQYGEPGIYVNFSDPRDKVLADLKTMNWDLEPLLRDNRLVLADLHTKRGDGVQEPFLKPEALVEAVAYAVKHTGAKRIALDETNLTLPSPGEGHYDASDLKVIMRGIEQLGVTLVMTATAEARNGKRCAAEEYLADCVISLENRMINNVASRRLRVLKYRGTSHGAHECPYQITPDGLLILPLSTFGLSSAVSEERISTGVLALDHMLGGGYYRESAVLIAGQTGTGKSSLAMSCLDAACARGERALYVSYEESPAQLRRNFRSVGMNVEQWESKGLMRLIGVLPEAHGSEEHLTLLLREIDSFHPAVVACDSLSALQRIQSQATDLQLPLYLISEAKNRGITLLVTANVGGDTHSCNAWVSGLNCLADTIISLRQVSTAERLNRGLLVVKSRGMRHVSELRELFITDEGLKLGNVFWDQDEFVLGVSRQIEELRERLDPGNGGAVVAGKSGQTSPAQPLAVEPTQA, from the coding sequence ATGAATCAAATGGGCAAAAGAACTGCTCTGCCGAAGACGTTGACCGGCATAGTGGGTCTGGATGACCTGACCAATGGCGGGCTGCCTTATGGGCGCACCACCGTAGTGGTCGGCTCGCCAGGTGCAGGGAAAACCATCCTCTGCATGGAGTTCCTCTACCGGGGTGCCACCCAGTACGGTGAACCAGGAATCTATGTTAACTTTAGTGACCCGCGTGACAAGGTGTTGGCGGACCTGAAAACGATGAATTGGGACCTTGAACCTTTGCTGCGCGACAACCGTCTGGTTCTCGCCGACCTCCACACCAAGCGCGGCGACGGGGTCCAGGAACCGTTTCTCAAACCGGAGGCGCTGGTGGAAGCCGTTGCATATGCGGTCAAACATACCGGTGCCAAGCGAATTGCCCTGGATGAGACGAACCTGACCTTGCCATCTCCTGGGGAGGGACACTACGACGCGTCGGACCTGAAAGTGATCATGCGCGGCATCGAGCAGCTAGGTGTTACGCTGGTCATGACCGCCACGGCAGAGGCCCGCAATGGAAAGCGGTGCGCGGCCGAGGAGTACTTGGCTGACTGCGTGATCAGCCTAGAAAACCGCATGATCAACAACGTGGCAAGCCGGCGATTACGCGTGTTGAAGTACCGAGGTACCTCGCATGGCGCGCACGAATGTCCCTACCAAATCACTCCCGACGGCCTATTAATTTTGCCGTTGTCCACTTTTGGTCTTTCCAGCGCGGTGAGCGAGGAGAGAATTTCCACAGGCGTGCTGGCGCTGGACCATATGCTGGGGGGTGGCTATTATCGCGAGAGCGCAGTGCTAATAGCGGGGCAAACAGGGACCGGCAAGTCATCCCTGGCCATGTCGTGCCTGGATGCTGCCTGCGCCCGTGGCGAGCGAGCCCTGTACGTCTCCTACGAGGAGTCGCCTGCCCAACTCCGTCGGAACTTTCGCAGTGTGGGCATGAACGTAGAACAGTGGGAGAGCAAAGGGCTCATGCGCCTGATCGGCGTGCTGCCTGAGGCGCACGGCAGCGAGGAGCACCTCACCTTGCTGCTGAGGGAGATCGACAGTTTTCACCCTGCAGTGGTGGCATGCGATTCTCTTTCCGCCTTGCAACGTATCCAGAGTCAGGCAACCGACTTGCAACTTCCACTCTACCTGATCAGCGAGGCGAAGAATCGAGGGATCACGCTCCTGGTGACGGCCAACGTTGGTGGGGACACCCACTCGTGCAACGCATGGGTTTCAGGCCTCAACTGTCTGGCGGACACCATCATCAGCCTTCGTCAGGTCAGTACTGCCGAGCGGTTGAACCGAGGACTACTGGTCGTCAAGTCGCGCGGCATGCGCCACGTCTCTGAGTTGCGCGAGCTGTTCATTACCGATGAGGGCCTCAAGTTGGGCAACGTTTTCTGGGACCAAGATGAGTTCGTCCTCGGCGTCTCGCGCCAAATTGAGGAGTTGCGGGAGCGTTTGGATCCGGGGAACGGCGGAGCGGTTGTGGCAGGCAAATCAGGGCAAACGAGCCCGGCTCAACCGCTCGCTGTCGAGCCTACTCAAGCTTGA
- a CDS encoding PAS domain S-box protein: MQTIMGTKARILVVEDIAITAMDIKRRLQTLGYQVVGIAASGEDAIAKAQRERPDLVLMDIKLKGEMDGVQAAEEIRRHLDIPVVYLTAYSDETTLQRAKITQPFGYVLKPFEERELHTAVEMALYRHTLERRLRESEQWLATTLRSIGDAVVATDAAGRITFMNPAAEAIAGCRQQEALGKEWSQILTILDEETRDPIDDPVKAVLEQGKPLTLSNTLLVNRRDGRLLPIEDTAAPIRDENGHVLGVVLVFQDVTARREAEERIKQQRTYLQALIEHSPLAVVAVDLEGKVTTTNPAFERLFQYERAEIIGKKLDSLVAVQDKTAEALALTQQVMAGDRVHVVTVRHRRDGTPVDVEIFGVPVMVHGERIGAFGIYQDITERKRAQQALAESEEKYRTLQANVPVGIFRMASDRRGTLRSVNPALARLLGCEEPDELLRASFASFAVDKKGLAALRSRLAKQGRVDGVELRLARRDGSWFWARVSATLVRGQMGEPLYIDGMVEDVSEEKRLQQEREERLRRADILNRLTMQLIRTSEVGRIYQEICAAAREIVGSRRAAIGQFAGDRRNLAMFAVSAEPGDDAQAWAMEVLRYDREDLAPLRSRKTRVVKVRSTCGATLVTALLGPGGSVYGLLVVGDPRQDVGFRPEDEADLCLLADYATVAASRAMNLVALRKARKELSLRAQALARSNADLEQFAYVASHDLQEPLRMVSSYCQLLANRYKDKLDSDALEFIRFAVDGAQRMQVLINDLLQYSRVTTRGKPFEPVDLMAVLEDAKANLRFAIEESGAEITSDPLPTVAVDRTQMTQVMQNLLGNAIKFRNEKPPRIHVGVRRDKKWWEISVRDNGIGFEQKFADRIFGVFQRLHSREQYPGTGIGLAVVKKIVERHGGQIRAESEPGKGSVFTFTLPASNEREDNE, encoded by the coding sequence ATGCAGACGATAATGGGCACGAAGGCGAGAATATTGGTGGTGGAGGACATTGCCATCACCGCCATGGACATCAAGCGCAGGTTGCAGACTCTTGGCTACCAGGTGGTGGGCATCGCAGCCTCGGGCGAGGATGCCATCGCCAAGGCGCAGCGCGAGCGGCCGGACCTCGTGCTCATGGACATCAAGCTCAAGGGGGAGATGGACGGAGTGCAGGCGGCCGAGGAGATCCGCCGCCACCTGGATATCCCGGTGGTCTACCTGACGGCCTATTCTGACGAGACCACCCTGCAGCGCGCCAAGATCACGCAGCCGTTTGGTTACGTGCTCAAGCCTTTCGAAGAGCGCGAGCTGCACACAGCCGTGGAGATGGCACTCTACCGCCACACCCTGGAGCGTCGTCTCCGCGAGAGCGAACAGTGGCTTGCCACCACCCTGCGCAGTATCGGTGACGCAGTGGTGGCCACCGATGCCGCCGGTCGCATCACGTTCATGAATCCGGCGGCCGAGGCAATTGCCGGTTGCCGACAGCAGGAGGCATTGGGCAAGGAGTGGAGCCAGATTCTGACCATCCTGGATGAGGAGACCCGCGACCCGATCGACGATCCAGTAAAAGCCGTGCTGGAGCAGGGCAAGCCCCTGACCTTGTCCAACACCCTGCTTGTCAACCGCCGGGACGGGCGCCTTCTCCCTATAGAGGACACGGCGGCTCCCATTCGGGACGAGAACGGCCACGTGCTGGGGGTGGTGCTGGTTTTTCAAGATGTGACGGCGCGGCGTGAGGCGGAAGAACGCATAAAGCAGCAGCGCACCTACCTTCAGGCCCTCATCGAACACAGTCCCTTGGCAGTGGTCGCCGTGGACCTGGAAGGGAAGGTTACCACCACCAATCCAGCGTTTGAGCGGCTCTTTCAGTATGAGCGCGCCGAGATTATTGGCAAGAAACTGGACTCGCTCGTTGCGGTGCAGGACAAGACGGCGGAGGCCTTGGCGCTCACGCAGCAAGTGATGGCGGGCGATCGCGTCCATGTGGTCACCGTGCGTCACCGCCGCGACGGCACCCCGGTCGATGTGGAGATCTTTGGCGTGCCGGTGATGGTGCACGGGGAGCGGATTGGCGCCTTTGGCATCTACCAGGACATCACCGAGCGCAAGCGGGCGCAGCAGGCGCTGGCGGAGTCTGAGGAGAAGTACCGCACGCTGCAGGCGAACGTGCCTGTGGGCATTTTCCGCATGGCCTCGGACCGGCGCGGTACACTGCGCAGTGTGAACCCGGCTCTGGCCCGCTTGCTGGGCTGCGAAGAACCTGACGAACTGCTGCGCGCGAGTTTTGCCTCCTTCGCGGTGGACAAGAAGGGGCTCGCCGCCCTGCGCAGCAGGTTGGCAAAACAAGGGCGTGTCGATGGAGTGGAACTGCGGCTGGCGCGCCGGGATGGCAGCTGGTTCTGGGCACGAGTGTCGGCAACACTCGTCCGTGGCCAAATGGGCGAGCCGCTCTACATCGACGGCATGGTTGAGGACGTCAGCGAGGAGAAGCGCCTCCAGCAGGAGCGGGAGGAGCGCCTGCGGCGGGCCGATATCCTCAATCGCTTGACCATGCAACTCATTCGGACTTCCGAGGTTGGGCGTATTTACCAGGAGATTTGCGCGGCGGCGCGGGAGATTGTTGGAAGCCGACGGGCCGCCATCGGGCAGTTCGCCGGCGATCGCCGGAATCTCGCCATGTTCGCTGTGAGCGCCGAGCCAGGAGACGATGCCCAGGCATGGGCCATGGAGGTGCTCCGCTATGACCGCGAGGACCTGGCACCACTCCGAAGTAGAAAGACGCGGGTGGTGAAGGTGCGGAGTACCTGCGGTGCTACCCTCGTTACCGCGCTGCTTGGACCGGGCGGCAGCGTGTACGGGCTGCTCGTGGTCGGGGACCCGCGGCAGGATGTGGGCTTCCGCCCGGAGGACGAGGCAGACCTCTGTCTCCTTGCCGACTATGCCACCGTCGCAGCCTCGCGGGCAATGAATCTGGTCGCCTTGCGTAAGGCGCGCAAAGAACTCTCGCTGCGTGCGCAAGCCTTGGCTCGCTCCAATGCAGACCTGGAGCAGTTCGCCTATGTAGCATCGCACGACCTGCAAGAGCCCCTGCGCATGGTCTCCAGCTACTGCCAGCTCTTGGCCAATCGCTACAAAGACAAGCTGGACAGTGATGCTCTGGAATTCATTCGCTTCGCAGTGGACGGAGCCCAGCGCATGCAGGTGCTCATTAATGATCTGCTCCAGTATTCTCGGGTAACCACGCGGGGTAAGCCCTTCGAGCCGGTGGACCTGATGGCGGTGTTGGAAGACGCTAAAGCCAACCTGCGCTTCGCCATCGAGGAAAGCGGCGCCGAGATCACCAGTGACCCGTTGCCCACGGTTGCCGTGGACAGGACGCAGATGACCCAGGTCATGCAGAACCTCCTCGGCAACGCCATCAAGTTCCGGAACGAGAAGCCACCTCGTATCCACGTGGGCGTCCGCAGGGACAAGAAATGGTGGGAGATCTCCGTACGCGACAACGGCATAGGCTTCGAGCAGAAGTTTGCCGACCGCATCTTTGGCGTCTTTCAACGGCTCCATTCCCGTGAGCAGTATCCGGGCACCGGTATCGGACTCGCGGTGGTGAAAAAGATTGTGGAGCGACACGGCGGGCAAATCCGTGCCGAATCAGAGCCTGGCAAAGGGAGTGTGTTCACCTTTACCCTGCCTGCCAGCAATGAACGAGAGGATAATGAATGA
- a CDS encoding type II secretion system F family protein, translating to MHIGIVDILIASLLAFGLFYFGVTIPVEKRRRRVRDRLERFTLQKPHVEKEQTPEIVITRDQLSTIPLFNRILRRMDFAAALRRLLEQAGMKMTVGSMVLLMLVVASIAFLFTMRLQNPALTVLVTVASGFLPLLWVKQKRKRRLKQFERHFPDALDLMTSALRAGLSFVGALGMVGKEARPPIGEEFSKTYEEQALGIPIEESLERLTQRIDSLDLRFFVTALLIQRDIGGNLTELLEKISLTIRERFKLIGQVRAQTAQGRFTGWMLTGMPFVMALIISVLNRQYIMLLVTEKLGQYMIAMALFMQFLGFLVIRKVVNIKP from the coding sequence GTGCACATTGGCATTGTTGACATACTGATCGCCAGTCTGCTGGCCTTTGGGCTCTTTTACTTCGGTGTTACCATACCGGTAGAAAAGCGTCGCCGCCGCGTGCGGGATCGTTTGGAGCGCTTCACGCTGCAAAAGCCGCATGTAGAAAAGGAGCAGACGCCGGAGATAGTTATCACCAGGGACCAGCTCAGCACCATCCCACTTTTCAATCGCATTTTGCGGCGGATGGATTTTGCTGCGGCTCTGCGTCGCCTTCTCGAGCAGGCGGGCATGAAGATGACCGTTGGGAGCATGGTCCTCCTCATGCTGGTGGTGGCCAGCATTGCCTTTTTGTTCACTATGAGGTTGCAGAACCCAGCTCTCACGGTATTGGTCACCGTGGCGAGCGGCTTCCTGCCGCTTCTGTGGGTAAAACAGAAGCGGAAGCGTCGCCTCAAACAGTTCGAGCGCCATTTCCCCGACGCCTTGGATCTCATGACCAGCGCTCTACGGGCGGGGCTCTCCTTCGTGGGTGCTCTGGGCATGGTGGGCAAAGAAGCACGACCTCCTATTGGCGAGGAGTTTAGCAAAACCTACGAGGAGCAAGCACTGGGCATACCCATTGAGGAGTCGCTGGAGCGTTTGACGCAGCGTATCGACAGCTTGGATTTGCGTTTCTTTGTCACCGCGTTGCTCATTCAGCGTGACATTGGCGGCAACCTGACGGAGCTGCTGGAAAAAATCAGTCTCACCATCCGCGAACGCTTCAAGCTCATTGGCCAAGTGCGGGCGCAAACCGCCCAGGGTCGCTTCACCGGCTGGATGCTCACCGGTATGCCGTTCGTCATGGCACTGATTATCTCAGTGCTCAATCGTCAGTACATCATGCTTTTGGTGACGGAGAAGTTGGGCCAGTACATGATCGCCATGGCGCTCTTCATGCAGTTTCTCGGTTTTCTTGTGATTAGGAAAGTGGTTAACATCAAACCGTAG
- a CDS encoding DUF192 domain-containing protein yields the protein MPAIDATRRRLLATTVVEANSLLSRLVGLLGLREFRRGLALWLRPCRAIHTVGMRYPIDALFLDARHRVVRIVSDLQPGQVVQTVPNASSVLELPAGVCRSLQVRVGDILHLAPDSVHLRGLTEAMHYLTNAALAVLYLRFAYHAYQGWQRAGDILPLGLFFVNSLLVYLFLTRRRSSVVSARAFDWFAAIGTVFLSLCLTPAPVEKGFFRLISAVLQLIGMGAIFASLLSLGRSFGVVAAVRPIKCSGMYRLVRHPLYSSELFYYAGFLVGNLTLVNVLLVAGIMVGQYVRAAAEEELLSSEAGYRAYKRRVRWRFVPGVL from the coding sequence ATGCCGGCCATTGATGCTACCAGAAGGCGGCTACTAGCCACCACCGTGGTGGAAGCGAATTCTCTCTTGTCGAGGCTCGTCGGATTGCTGGGCTTGCGCGAGTTCCGTCGTGGTCTGGCGCTCTGGCTACGGCCTTGCCGGGCCATTCACACAGTGGGGATGCGCTACCCCATAGATGCGCTGTTCCTGGATGCCCGGCATCGTGTGGTGCGAATCGTCTCAGACCTTCAGCCAGGGCAAGTGGTGCAAACAGTGCCGAATGCGAGCAGCGTGTTGGAGCTTCCTGCCGGCGTGTGCCGAAGTTTGCAGGTGAGAGTGGGCGACATTCTCCACCTGGCCCCGGATAGCGTGCATCTGCGCGGCCTCACCGAGGCAATGCACTACTTGACCAACGCGGCCCTTGCTGTCTTGTATCTCAGGTTTGCATACCACGCATATCAAGGCTGGCAGCGTGCGGGGGACATCCTTCCGCTCGGCCTCTTTTTTGTCAATTCCTTATTGGTGTACCTTTTTCTTACCCGGCGCCGGAGTTCGGTTGTGTCGGCACGTGCATTTGATTGGTTCGCAGCCATTGGCACCGTGTTCCTTTCCCTGTGTCTGACCCCGGCGCCGGTCGAAAAGGGTTTCTTTCGCCTGATTTCCGCAGTACTCCAGCTAATAGGCATGGGTGCCATCTTTGCCTCTTTACTCAGCCTGGGTCGTAGCTTTGGTGTGGTGGCGGCAGTGCGTCCCATCAAGTGCAGTGGCATGTACCGACTCGTCCGCCACCCGCTCTATAGTAGTGAGCTGTTCTATTATGCCGGGTTTCTTGTGGGGAACTTGACGCTCGTGAATGTGCTGCTTGTAGCCGGTATCATGGTGGGCCAATACGTGCGAGCCGCGGCCGAGGAGGAGCTCCTTTCATCTGAGGCCGGCTACCGCGCCTACAAGCGGCGCGTGCGGTGGCGCTTTGTCCCAGGAGTCTTGTAA
- a CDS encoding type II secretion system F family protein, protein MDLVIATALATFGITFGVGYGVYRLFARHNPVLQRLHRYVEEDYSRREKEGSTLPGAKLRPTMVRVLERISKSRPLSEEKLRGLKLQLLQAGVLRNDAVNVFIGAQVALSLFLGLAGMGVAAAARKPAAMSLLIICMFAMMGYTLPQLWLRSQINRRKKAIVRGLPDALDLMVVCVEAGLGLNAALLRVGEELKRHCPVVSDEFLMVTKEMRAGISRQDALRHLAERNPVEDIQSFVAILIQTDRLGSSMAKTLRAQSDSLRTRRRQRAEEAAAKTSIKLLFPLVFFILPALFVVLLGPGLLQVIKVFSSSGMR, encoded by the coding sequence ATGGACCTGGTCATCGCGACAGCTCTTGCCACGTTTGGCATCACTTTTGGCGTCGGCTACGGTGTGTACAGGCTCTTCGCCCGTCACAATCCGGTCCTACAGAGGTTACACCGTTATGTGGAAGAGGACTATTCCAGGCGGGAGAAGGAGGGGAGTACTCTGCCTGGTGCCAAGCTGCGCCCGACTATGGTCAGAGTCCTGGAGCGCATCAGCAAATCGCGGCCGCTCAGCGAGGAGAAATTGCGGGGGCTCAAATTGCAGTTGCTCCAGGCGGGGGTGCTCCGCAATGACGCAGTCAACGTGTTTATCGGTGCGCAAGTCGCCCTGAGCTTGTTCCTCGGGTTAGCAGGAATGGGGGTTGCCGCCGCGGCACGAAAGCCTGCGGCCATGAGTCTATTAATCATTTGCATGTTCGCAATGATGGGCTACACGCTGCCACAGCTATGGCTACGCAGCCAGATCAATCGGCGGAAAAAAGCAATTGTCCGAGGGCTCCCCGACGCCTTGGACTTGATGGTGGTCTGCGTAGAGGCAGGCCTTGGACTCAATGCTGCCCTTTTGCGCGTGGGGGAAGAATTGAAGCGGCACTGCCCGGTAGTGAGTGATGAGTTCTTGATGGTGACCAAGGAGATGCGAGCCGGCATATCGCGGCAGGACGCACTGCGCCACCTGGCGGAGCGGAATCCCGTGGAGGATATCCAGTCATTTGTGGCCATTCTCATCCAGACGGACAGGTTGGGCTCCAGCATGGCCAAGACGCTGCGCGCACAGTCGGACAGTTTGCGAACCAGACGTCGGCAGAGGGCGGAAGAGGCAGCCGCCAAGACAAGCATAAAGCTCCTGTTTCCGCTCGTGTTCTTCATACTGCCTGCCCTGTTTGTTGTGCTCTTAGGACCAGGGCTCTTGCAAGTGATCAAAGTGTTTTCTTCATCCGGTATGCGGTGA
- a CDS encoding response regulator, with translation MDERNNGRPIEILLVEDNPGDVRLTQEAFRQNKIRNKLNVVNDGEQALAYLRREGPYADAARPGLILLDLNLPRVDGREVLAQIKSDPELRHIPVVILTTSQAEEDIVKSYSLHANCYISKPVDLERFMHVVKEVEHFWLSVVNLPKE, from the coding sequence ATGGATGAGAGAAACAACGGCCGACCCATCGAGATACTGCTGGTAGAGGACAACCCGGGCGATGTGCGTCTAACCCAAGAGGCATTTCGTCAGAACAAGATCCGCAACAAACTCAATGTAGTGAACGACGGCGAACAGGCCCTGGCCTACTTGCGGCGCGAAGGGCCGTATGCCGATGCGGCGCGACCCGGTCTGATCCTGCTTGATCTTAACCTGCCGCGCGTAGACGGCAGAGAGGTGTTGGCCCAGATCAAATCGGACCCGGAACTGCGACACATCCCGGTTGTCATACTGACCACGTCCCAGGCAGAGGAAGACATAGTGAAGTCGTATTCCTTACACGCCAATTGCTACATCAGCAAGCCCGTCGACCTGGAGCGCTTCATGCACGTGGTGAAGGAAGTAGAGCACTTTTGGCTCTCAGTTGTGAACCTTCCCAAGGAGTAG